Proteins encoded by one window of Girardinichthys multiradiatus isolate DD_20200921_A chromosome 14, DD_fGirMul_XY1, whole genome shotgun sequence:
- the zgc:101810 gene encoding actin-related protein 2-B → MDSQGRKVVVCDNGSGFVKCGFAGSNFPEHIFPSLLGRPLIRSNNKVGSIEIKDLMIGDEASELRSMLEVSYPMENGMVRCWEDMLHLWDYTFGPERLNINPSECKILLTEPPMNPTKNREKIAEIMFEKYQFHGIYVAIQAVLTLYAQGLLTGVVVDSGDGVTHICPVYEGFSLPHLTRRLDIAGRDITRYLIKLLLLRGYAFNHTADFETVRMLKEKLCYVGYNIEQEQRLALETTYLVESYMLPDGRQVNIGGERFGAPEALFQPHLINVEGAGVAELLFNTIQAADIDLRADFYKHIVLSGGTTMYPGLPSRLEREIKQLYLERVLKGDTDKLSKFKIRIEDPPRRKHMVFLGGAVLANIMKDKDTFWLSQAEYKEKGLGVLQKLAGGVR, encoded by the exons ATGGACAGCCAAGGAAGGAAGGTGGTGGTTTGTGACAATGGGAGCGGG TTTGTCAAGTGTGGCTTTGCTGGGTCCAACTTCCCCGAGCATATTTTCCCGTCCTTGTTGGGAAGGCCACTCATACGTTCAAACAACAAAGTGGGCAGCATCGAGATTAAG GATCTGATGATTGGGGATGAAGCCAGTGAGTTGCGCTCCATGCTGGAGGTGTCCTACCCCATGGAGAATGGCATGGTGCGATGCTGGGAAGACATGCTGCACCTGTGGGACTATACCTTTGGCCCAGAACGTCTCAACATCAACCCATCAGAATGCAAG atcTTGCTGACCGAGCCACCCATGAACCCCACCAAGAACCGAGAGAAAATTGCCGAGATCATGTTTGAAAAGTACCAGTTCCATGGCATCTATGTGGCGATTCAGGCTGTGCTCACCCTGTACGCTCAGG GTTTGCTCACCGGCGTCGTTGTAGACTCGGGAGACGGTGTCACCCACATCTGTCCAGTGTATGAGGGCTTTTCTTTACCCCACCTCACTCGCAGGTTGGACATTGCAGGACGTGACATCACGCGCTACCTCATTAAA CTCCTGTTGCTGCGCGGATATGCCTTCAACCACACGGCTGATTTCGAGACCGTACGGATGTTGAAGGAGAAGCTCTGCTACGTCGGATACAACATTGAACAAGAGCAGCGCCTTGCCCTGGAGACCACCTATCTGGTAGAGTCCTATATG CTCCCCGATGGCCGGCAGGTGAACATCGGCGGAGAACGATTCGGGGCCCCAGAAGCTCTTTTTCAGCCTCATCTCATCAACGTGGAAGGAGCTGGTGTGGCTGAACTGCTCTTTAATACCATCCAGGCTGCAGACATTGACCTCAG GGCTGACTTCTACAAGCACATTGTTCTGTCAGGCGGGACCACCATGTACCCAGGCCTTCCCTCCAGGCTGGAAAGAGAGATCAAACAACTCTACCTGGAGAGGGTGCTCAAAGGAGACACAGATAAACTATCG AAGTTCAAGATCCGAATAGAGGACCCGCCCAGACGCAAGCACATGGTGTTCCTGGGGGGAGCTGTGCTAGCCAACATCATGAAAGACAAGGACACCTTCTGGCTGAGCCAAGCGGAATACAAGGAGAAGGGCCTGGGAGTGCTGCAAAAGCTGGCAGGAGGAGTGAGATGA